Sequence from the Hemibagrus wyckioides isolate EC202008001 linkage group LG28, SWU_Hwy_1.0, whole genome shotgun sequence genome:
GTTGTTCTGACTTTGTTTACAGATTGAACGAGGGACGTTTAATGCTTTTCTTTTCGATTAATTGAacgattaaaacattttaatcattAGATATTAGCTTCACATGAAAAGGAATCAAATCaaccaaaatgtaaaaaagtcatttttattgTGCATTAAAATCTTTTCATAGACAAGATTTCATTATAATTGCTGTCCCAGAACATCCCGCTTCATTATATAGCACTTTTCTATAGTCCTTTAATGACTTAAGAAGGAACTGAACACAAGAACAATCTCACATATAGCACCTTTAAATGTATCCTGTCTGGTTGTCCATCCTGAGACCAGACAACCCAGATCATATTGCTTAAAATGAAGTAACTAATTACGAGCTCAGTCTTCGTTAAAGTAGACATGACTCTGCTTGAGGTGAACAGTCTTTATACTCCTGGAGATTTGGGTTGTTTGATTGTGTGGGATCGTCCGGTCGTACACACACGCAGCGTGTGTGACCAGAACCAGGTGAGAAGAGCATTCTGGGAACACCAACCCAGTCTCTGTGCACTGCGCCGCTGGAAAAGACACAATATAAGATTGCacattaaagcagcagtatgtaACTTTTGGTGATGTAGGGATCTCATAGCTTATGGTATAAATACATTATTGCAGGTGATTTGTGAACAGTTGTTTTATTCAAGCAAACCTCTCTGTATGAATGCACCATTAAAACATATTTCAGTCAGATAGGATGCTATTGAAGAAAAACTATTTGACCTTATTGTGGCTTTGACCCTGTTTGGATAATATTCCACAATTTACTCTGCTGGTTACTATGGTGATttaaatcctacaaacattcaCTCACTGGGTACTAAGATATAGAGAATCACAGACAACCCAAAACTATAACACTTCTGCCACCTAGAGGGAGAGGCATTAAAACGGATCTTGGTAGGATGTTTAGATTTTTTCATGTGGGGTCAGGGTTACCTTTTAGTGGAGCACCAAACGCGTCCTCCTCTGTCGGAGTTCCACTCTGAGTTACAGGCTGGATAAAGCTTGTTCTCCTTCTCAGCCTGGGCTTTCAGTTTCAGCCCCTGAGCCAAAGAAGCCTCCACCTTCTGCAGGACAGCTGTGGGCTTTCCGCTCTCGCTGTAGAACCGACCAATTAACTtacctgtggaaaaaaataaatgattcatggAGGAACTGGAGGAAACGTCAAATTATATtgacgcgtgtgtgtgtgtatgttttcatAGTGCAAAATTTCTGTCTGTGATTTTCCTCATATTGATGAATATCAGCCAAAAATGACCAagcatgtacactacacaactgAGACACCCACAAAATTCCATAAAatgtcagatagatagatggatagatactttattgtaCTTTATTTACAAACTAAGCTTTTGTTACTGCTGCCTGTTCTCTCTAGCTTGTCCAGTTCTGCATCTAATCACCAAACATACTGCTGTGTGCGGTAAATGTGTGCAAGTGTATAGCTTTATGAAGCTTCTTCCTTGCCAACTCCACTGTATCTTACCTACAGGTTTGTAGTCCTTCTGATAGAAAGCCAGCCAGTCGTAGAGGGCCACTATCTGAGACGGAGACAGGTCTGAGACCTCATCGGTCAACCCTGACTCTGTAAAATCACCCGTCACAAAAGCCCTGGATGCATCTCTGCCTGAAaatacacatcaacacacaaaaacacagagatgTATTACAACAACAGGGCTTATCATCTTGTACACCATCCTCAAGGTGAGGGATTTCCCAGATCATATAAAAGTGTTCTCAACTGAACCAAATCTTAGGGGCTGAATCCCAGCCTTGTCTTTTATTAGTTAGTGCTTATGTTCTTGCCACTACGTTACTATCCGTCAGACATGATCCAATTCCTCCTAGAATCCAAAACCCAAGTCCATGAGAAAGGAGGAGGATTGAGCATTGAGGTAGGAGAAGTTGGCTCAGGTGTGACTGGCCACGCCCCCTAGTGGTCTTCCCATTGAAAAGCAGTGTTCAGCATCAGAAAAGGTGCTGGAGAAATACCTGTAAAGAAACGGTATCCTCCACCAGGACCGTAATGCTTCCTTCCCTTTTCAACATCAAACACCTGTCCTAAAATGGCGAGGTAAAGCCCTTTACTGTCCTCCCTCCCGTTATACAGTGACAGCTCTTCTCGGCTCAGAAGTCTGTCCGAGTCCTGAGACTCAAAACGCCAAAGGTTTAGCCAATCAGACCCGCTCCATAACGCCAAACTCACTGAAATAAGCGCTACAGCGTATTTTATCATCGTGCTGCTTACAGTCGACCCACTACATAgctaaaatagtaacttaaatgGAGTAAAATAACCGAGAAACACAAGCAGTGAGGTCGCTGTGAACTTCCGGGTTTTGGTTACATCGTAATGCGCATGTctgaaaaaatgtaaacattcaaCATGTAGCTTTTAAAACGAAAAAACTGGTCAGAACGGaagattattattagattacaATTCCACTGACCATTAATTACGCAGTGATATATGTTCTTAATATAATTAAGTTAAGGAAGCTCAGGATTAAggctgagaagaagaaaaataacaaCGTCTACAAATTAAGAGCTGGTGTTGTAGTACTGGAGGCGTGCTGTAGATGgcgcactgttacacacaacgTATGAGCGAGGATCGCGGAAGTTTGCTGTAACCCTGGCTGTGACGCTACCGTCATCAAATGCGGTAGTGAGTGACACCGACCGAAAGCAGccgagcggtgtgtgtgtgtgtgtgagagagagagagagagtgtgtgtatatatgtgtgtgtcgaAAGAGCCTGAATCACGGAGCCTAAAGGAATAAAGATTCAGTGTGTTAGCCCGCACCCGGGACATCAGTGATGGGGAATGCGGAGAGCGGCGGCACCGGGAGCGGTGACGAGGAGGACATCGAGGCAGAGAGCCCGAGTTTCACGGAAGGCGGCCCGGCCTCTGCGGCGGCCCCGGGAACCGGGACTGGTGGTGGCAACGGCGGCGGCTCAGCAACAGGAGGCTCCGGCTCGGGACGCAGCGGCAGGGGCTCAAGTCATGGTCCTGTAGCGAGCTCCGGCCTGCCGTCTCCAGAGGCCCTGATGGAGCAGGTGCGGCTGAGAGAGGCAGCGGGCCGCACCGGTGACACCACCACTCTCACCGTGTCGGAATCTGCGATCGCCCGCAACGAGAGCGCGCTGGTGCGCTGGCTGGAGGAGCGGCTCGGCCGCGGGGAGGAGGCGCTCACACTGGAGCAGTTCTGCGACATGCTGGAAAGCAGAGACGCGCAGAGGGACGAGTGTGAGGAGGTAGACATGTCTCTGTTTGATTTCCatcacagacacaaaaaaatgATCCAACTATCAGATCAAACTCTTTAGTAAGAAGTGTATATAGTCTGTTAGTGACATGTTTAACATTACAAACCGCTCCCACTGAGTCTTATCTCAGAGATAACTTGGATAAACAGTGTCATGCAGTGAATCTGCTCAGatctttggattttttttgtcctctatTTACAATTCACCTTTACGGACATTAGCCCCGCCCCCGACCAGGGCACGTCATCAGCTGGGTACCTAACATGTCCTCAGGTGGGGGTGGTGCTGATAATCGATATTATCGAATATCGTgattgttcaaaaaaaaaagtcattattCTAACTCCATGTAACCTTCGCAGTAAAAtcctttattatttataccCGTGTAACAGGCAAGACATATTACATGATCATCAACAGAACATCACCATCTCAGTGAATCTGGAAGATTATAATATCGAGCGAGCGTGCTGGGAGGCTTCTTAGTGGTGCAAAAGAAAAGGGTTTCGCTCGGTTTTCTGTGATTGCAGGAAAGCGAAACTTTCTGTCCGGTCAGCATGGGAGATGTGTCAttactgtctctctcctgtcaatcacaagGGCGCTAGCCAATCCCGGGCGTCTCTGTGAGCCCAGAAtgcagaagaggaagaaagcGCTTTCTTCTAAGTGTGCTGTGAACTGTTGCCTGTCTCATGCCTTGGGGAAAGCATATATTCGTTTTCATCTGACCCGGTTGTAATGTTGTTGGGAAGATTTGGGAAATTGACCAGACTGAATTGGGGGGAAAAACTAAAAATGCTGGGAATGCAACAAAAAGCAAATTTAGTCAGTTCATCAACTTTAGATCTGAGGGACGAATCAGCAGGAATCCAACAGCATCATCAGGCAAATGAGGCATTAAACAGCCACGGAGAGATTGATGAGATTTGTCCAGAATGAAATGGACATGAGCCTCTGCCAGAGAAGAAGAACAGCAAGCTCTTGGTAAAATATACAAGAAAATAAGAGCCAAATATTGACAGAGAAATCCATCCATTACAGCAGTGGTGAACAAGGAGAAAACGTGAAATGACACATATGACGAACTTaataaaaaaagtgttaatagCCTAACTAATACAACAAATATTTCCAGCAGTATAACCAGAATTGCTCTTCACCGAGCACATTGAGCCGCGTCCTGTCGACTCATGCGAATATGCCATCATGCGAATATGCCATCAAGTCTTAATCAGCCGtctagttcagtagtcaggacGCTGACCAGTGAGTTGGCCATTTTAAGGTCAGTCTCAAGCACAAAATACTTCTAGTGCACTGAAACCATTCACTCACCAATGTTCACTTCTCTTAAAAATCTCTCatctcaaaaaaaacaaaaaaaaacaatggctGGCGAACCCTACGGTCCTGCTGGAGGTACCATGATTCCTCAGAATCTTTAAActacataaaaataatgataaagcTATCAGTGCCGCCGGTTGTTGATAAATGCCAGCGGTGATGTTTTTATAACGTGAGTCATGTCTCCTGAAATTGAGCCATCAGCTTCCCAAAGTGCCGAGCTCGACTTCTTCCCACTGCCTGAACTGATTCACCGCCTAGGGAGCTAGAGAGCGGATTGAGACGCACCCTTAGTTAACTTTTatgagtaaggaataaaacaggacTGTAGGAAAAAACTCCACAGCAGCGTGGTGCTCGGTTGATCGGTTTCCACAccaccaagtgttttattctttacttactACAACAATCTGCTGAGTAAACACCAGCTTTTTCACTTTGTATAGAGTTAGAAGTCATTTTGTGGAACCTCTTGAGTTATCCCCTCACCAGGATCTGTATTTTTCCTGTCTCTTGAGCTCATTAATAGATAAAAACTGCAGTTACAGAAAAACCTCCAAGACTCCGAACCTGAAGACGCGTCAGAAAGCTTGACCTCTGACTGTTAGAAAACGCTGACACTTGagactccttacagaaaacgtcTCCATTTTCTCATTTACCCATACAGAGAAACTGATACAATAGATATATGTGTCCTATAGAGCGTGTTGAAataaatttgatttgaattacagccagAATTAAtgttgtagaaaataaatcagctgCATTGTGGAGTATTCTGCTGGATTGTATTCAAATAGTTAAGATTATCACTGCACTGAAAATGCAGGGTGATCTAGTCTTGGACAAAACCTTTAAGCGATTTGTTTCAAATCACACATTTGACCCCTGATAGTAATCAGTCTCAGGACTTATAACCAGCAGGAAGCACTAGTTTAAGAGAGCAGGTCTGACTTGACCTACATTGAAAACGACAGATCTTGGTATGTAGAACTTGTGCTTAAACTCTTAGTTTAATCTCAGGTTTAGTAAACCTGACGAATTCTGTCCTTTTCGGAATTCGTCAGTTCATCACAACACCCTGTGATGTGGCTCAATGCAGAATGAAAGTGTGTGGGACTAAACGGTCAGTCAGGCAGCAGTAAAGGATTAAAAACCTTTCTGAGTTTATGCTCCGATGTAGAATTTCTCTCTGTCATAACAGGCTTGTTCCCGATAGAACAAAATGTTGAAAATCAATGGAGGACAGATAACGGTTAACACTTAAAAGTACTCGCTCGTGctcatagatagacagactatattgccaaaagttttgggacagtctccgctctaattcatcccaatcctctatcaggttgaggtcaggactctgtgcaggtcagtcaagttcctccacaccaaactcgctcatccatgtctttatggaccttgctttgtccacTGGTGCACAATCATAtcggaacaggaaggggtcatccccaaactgttcccacaaagcatgaaattgtccaaattgttttgttcagtgacctcctgTGTCCCGTTTGTGGAGACGTGAGCAACTGTTAAAGCTTCCGGAAGGAATTTTAGTTAGTTCTGCAGTCACACGTTACCTCGTCCTGCTGAGTGTTATACCGTAAACACAAACCTCTGCTGATGTTTTCATTCCAAATAATGGCTTTTATTTACATAGCACTGTTCACCTGTGACTCAAGATGCTAAgcagtgagtgcaaataattTTATTGTAACGCAAAAATAGGACCAACATGAACGAAAGGAATTACACGCACTGTTGCAgagtagtaataaaaaaatatgaatgaataatgatggattattatttaattaattattaatatagaGTAGTAAACAATACCCTTAAATATCCATATATCCATTGGTTGTAAGATTACAATACTCCTTGTAAATATAATACGGCCAAGATGAGGTTATAAATAGAGCTGTTGTGGGTACAGGGAGTCTAAATTTTATAGAATTGATCTGTTTTCAAATGTATGACATAAATAAGACATTCTTGTGGAATCCATTCAAAACTAATCTTTAAAAATGAGTTTTATCACTTCAGCAAAATGGCAGCaatggatacagtgtgtgtgtgtgtgtgtgtatgtatatatatgtatatatataattttcatGTTAGTAGCTGGTTTACTGGATCTGCCGTTTTAATAGTAACACCGATTAAACTCGGAACAAAgcagcccttgagcaaggcccccaatccaccctgctccaggggcactgcatcactGACCCTGCgcactgaccccaacccccaaggatgggatatgagaagaaagaatttcactgttcgGTAATGTACAcccaccaggcataacattatgaccactggcctaatattgtgttggtcccccttttgctgccaaaacacaacactgtgtattctgacaccttcctatcagaaccagcattaactacttcagTAATTTAATCAACAGTAGCTCGgaccttggccgcccatgaccctgtcaccggttcaccactgttccttctatGGACCACTTTtaacagatactgaccactgcagaccgggaacaccccacaagagctgcagttttggagatgctctgatccagtggtctagccatcacaatttggcccttcatcaaactcgctcagatccttacacttgtccatttttcctgcttctaacacatcaactttgaggacaaaatgttcacctgctgcctaatatatcccacccactaacaggtgccatgatgaggagatcatcactgttattcacttcacctctcactgctcataatgttatgcctgatcggtgtacatgtgacaaataaaggctacttaacttgaTGGGTTTGATACTAACACATCCAAATCTTCCTCCAGaatgtttaaaactgattcgGAAAGCTAGTCGTGCCACCCAGTGAGAAACGTTCTTACTATGGCAACACCTACCAGCGACTTTATAGTACCGCTGTGTAGCTTAAGAGCGCTACTGATAGtaataatgacatcatcacttcacttcacatcatcaccactTATCTAAGATCTTTTGATATACATCACTGACTCTGACA
This genomic interval carries:
- the LOC131348776 gene encoding neuferricin; this encodes MIKYAVALISVSLALWSGSDWLNLWRFESQDSDRLLSREELSLYNGREDSKGLYLAILGQVFDVEKGRKHYGPGGGYRFFTGRDASRAFVTGDFTESGLTDEVSDLSPSQIVALYDWLAFYQKDYKPVGKLIGRFYSESGKPTAVLQKVEASLAQGLKLKAQAEKENKLYPACNSEWNSDRGGRVWCSTKSGAVHRDWVGVPRMLFSPGSGHTRCVCVRPDDPTQSNNPNLQEYKDCSPQAESCLL